One genomic segment of Ignavibacteriota bacterium includes these proteins:
- the ftsA gene encoding cell division protein FtsA, whose protein sequence is MKKNIIAGLDLGTTKVGAVIAEQLDNKIDILGFGVAPSDGLNRGLVANIAKTAEAIKQAMTIAANRADIDVRAVNVGVAGEHITSLRHRNYITINNQDKEITQADIDRLKADVKTIRIPADRQILHIIPEEFYIDHQGGIENPIGMCGSRLEALNHVVLASIPAMQNIKKSVERAGYTVQDYILQPIASSVSVLEENEKDLGVALIDIGGGTTDIAVFHEKSIKYTKVIGVAGNQVTNDIRESLGIVTEEAEKLKKEHGYALEEAIIKDEDIYIKGVGARGNIKIPVSLLTQIIHVRMKELFTLIDNELRQAGFKNKIKAGIVLTGGGSLLSGVTELAESVFGLPTRIGVPLDLGAGLSNEIESPEFATVAGLIRGMPGTTSSQAMFTIKNKTNVKDLGISKFFKKVQEFFDEL, encoded by the coding sequence ATGAAAAAAAATATTATTGCGGGATTGGACTTGGGAACAACAAAAGTCGGTGCTGTTATTGCTGAACAACTTGATAACAAAATTGATATTCTTGGTTTTGGAGTTGCACCATCGGATGGATTAAACAGAGGACTTGTTGCCAATATTGCAAAAACTGCAGAAGCAATAAAACAAGCTATGACTATTGCTGCAAACCGCGCAGATATTGATGTTAGAGCAGTAAACGTTGGTGTTGCAGGCGAACATATTACAAGTTTAAGACATAGAAATTATATTACAATAAATAACCAGGATAAAGAAATAACTCAAGCTGATATTGACAGACTGAAAGCAGATGTTAAAACTATCAGAATTCCGGCTGATCGACAAATACTTCATATAATTCCTGAAGAATTTTATATTGATCATCAAGGCGGAATTGAAAACCCAATTGGAATGTGCGGAAGCAGATTAGAAGCACTCAATCACGTTGTACTTGCTTCAATTCCCGCAATGCAAAACATAAAAAAATCTGTTGAACGAGCCGGATATACCGTTCAAGATTATATACTTCAACCAATTGCATCAAGCGTTTCTGTATTAGAAGAAAATGAAAAAGATCTTGGAGTTGCGCTTATCGATATTGGAGGAGGCACAACTGATATAGCGGTGTTCCATGAAAAAAGTATAAAATATACAAAAGTTATTGGCGTTGCCGGAAATCAGGTTACAAATGATATTAGAGAATCACTTGGAATTGTAACAGAAGAAGCCGAAAAGCTAAAAAAAGAACATGGCTATGCTTTAGAAGAAGCAATTATTAAAGATGAAGATATTTATATAAAGGGTGTTGGTGCGCGCGGAAATATTAAAATTCCGGTTTCACTTCTAACACAAATCATTCATGTAAGAATGAAAGAACTTTTTACTTTGATTGATAATGAATTGCGCCAAGCCGGATTTAAGAATAAAATAAAAGCTGGAATTGTATTGACCGGCGGCGGTTCATTATTAAGTGGTGTAACTGAATTAGCTGAATCTGTATTTGGATTACCAACAAGAATTGGTGTTCCCTTGGATTTAGGTGCTGGATTATCAAACGAAATTGAAAGTCCGGAATTTGCAACTGTTGCAGGTTTAATTAGAGGAATGCCCGGCACAACAAGTTCACAAGCAATGTTCACAATTAAAAATAAAACAAATGTAAAGGATTTAGGAATTTCCAAATTCTTTAAAAAAGTTCAAGAATTTTTTGACGAATTATAA
- a CDS encoding SLBB domain-containing protein, which translates to MYRNLTKILFLILFVNSLEAQISLNDGGSSSSNSILTLQQISVTIGGEFIVNGTFPASSTERVDHFLSRLYNEAKVRSISSVSEVYQKQLLEEEFAKFAWRGIKLIRVSGDEIFLDLAKFRLTGDFKYNPYLKNDDVIVFPALDLSRNFIEITGAVNKIELENKFEPFRFQFLEGDKLSDAIQFAQGINLAYENVKFAEISRLNYNGLSEEIILVNISDDTNLHAGDRIRILADDTQKKNFKILIEGEVNQPGYVYITKDNTTIKEIIEKVGGFKLGADLDRAELIRGANIYNSPIFSERFETIMMQRMANIEIEDSLSFLVDNELRYSRGNLSIDFKNILDSNSLDSKFIVKDRDYIFVPEKVNLVYVFGQVASPGYIEFVDGKNIDYYIEKAGGIGKTAKGEIYLIEGTTRSWIEIDEDVSYDIKPGDYIWLPKEPHRSFNYYLNQIGSIAGIVGGVATVIVLLLQLKK; encoded by the coding sequence ATGTATAGAAATTTAACTAAGATTTTATTCCTAATATTATTTGTAAATTCATTAGAAGCTCAAATTTCATTAAATGATGGTGGATCATCCAGTTCTAATTCAATTTTAACACTTCAGCAAATTTCTGTTACAATAGGTGGAGAGTTTATTGTTAATGGTACTTTCCCTGCATCCTCAACAGAAAGAGTAGATCATTTTTTATCAAGATTATATAACGAAGCTAAAGTTAGATCTATTTCTTCTGTAAGCGAAGTTTATCAAAAACAATTGTTAGAAGAAGAATTTGCTAAGTTTGCTTGGAGAGGTATTAAACTAATAAGGGTTAGTGGTGATGAAATATTCCTTGACTTAGCAAAATTTAGATTAACAGGGGATTTTAAATATAACCCTTATTTAAAAAATGATGATGTGATTGTTTTCCCGGCACTGGATCTAAGCAGAAACTTTATAGAAATTACTGGAGCAGTTAATAAAATTGAATTAGAAAATAAATTTGAACCATTTAGATTTCAATTTTTGGAAGGTGATAAATTATCTGATGCAATTCAATTTGCTCAGGGAATTAATCTTGCATATGAAAATGTAAAATTTGCTGAAATTTCAAGACTCAATTATAATGGTTTATCAGAAGAAATTATTTTAGTAAATATTTCGGATGATACGAATCTGCATGCTGGGGATAGAATAAGAATTTTAGCTGATGATACTCAAAAGAAAAATTTCAAAATTTTAATTGAAGGAGAAGTAAACCAACCAGGTTATGTTTACATTACTAAAGATAATACTACAATCAAGGAAATTATTGAAAAAGTAGGTGGCTTTAAATTAGGTGCAGATCTTGATAGAGCGGAATTAATACGTGGGGCAAATATTTATAACTCTCCAATTTTTTCCGAAAGGTTTGAAACTATTATGATGCAAAGAATGGCAAATATTGAAATTGAAGATTCACTATCATTTTTGGTTGACAATGAATTAAGATATTCCAGAGGAAACTTATCAATTGATTTCAAGAATATATTAGACAGTAATTCATTAGATAGTAAGTTTATTGTAAAAGACAGAGATTATATTTTTGTTCCAGAAAAAGTAAACTTAGTATATGTATTTGGACAAGTTGCAAGTCCAGGATATATTGAATTTGTTGATGGCAAAAACATTGATTATTATATTGAAAAAGCAGGCGGTATTGGTAAAACAGCCAAAGGAGAAATTTATTTAATTGAGGGTACTACCAGGTCTTGGATAGAAATTGATGAAGATGTATCGTATGACATAAAACCTGGGGATTATATTTGGTTACCTAAAGAACCTCACAGGAGTTTCAATTATTATCTGAATCAAATAGGAAGTATAGCCGGTATTGTTGGAGGTGTTGCAACAGTTATTGTATTGTTGTTACAACTTAAGAAATAA
- the rfbB gene encoding dTDP-glucose 4,6-dehydratase — protein sequence MKNLLVTGGAGFIGSNYINSLLGERDDLRIVNIDKLTYAGNLENLQKVEKNPNYTFVKGDIANKELIDYLFQKYKFNYVINFAAESHVDRSILGSEIFFTTNVIGTNVLLEAAKRYNVEKFLQISTDEVYGSLGETGLFTEQTPLSPNSPYSSSKASADMMALSFYHTYGLPVVITRCSNNYGQFQFPEKLIPLMIINALNNKKLPVYGDGLNVRDWIYVIDHNKAITLVLENGKIGEVYNIGASREMKNIDIVKLILNKLGKDETLIEYVKDRLGHDRRYAIDSTKIQSELGWSPKFDFENAIENTIDWYIENKNWWEKIISGNYRNYYQTQYGTR from the coding sequence ATGAAAAACTTGTTAGTTACCGGCGGTGCCGGATTTATTGGAAGTAATTATATCAATTCACTACTTGGTGAAAGAGATGATTTAAGGATTGTAAATATTGATAAACTTACTTACGCGGGAAATCTTGAAAATCTGCAAAAGGTAGAAAAAAATCCAAACTACACTTTTGTAAAAGGTGATATCGCAAATAAAGAATTGATTGATTATCTTTTTCAAAAATATAAATTTAATTACGTTATTAATTTTGCAGCTGAATCTCATGTAGATAGAAGTATTTTGGGATCGGAAATATTTTTTACGACAAATGTAATTGGTACAAATGTACTTTTAGAAGCAGCAAAAAGATATAATGTTGAAAAATTTCTTCAAATATCAACGGATGAAGTTTATGGAAGTTTGGGCGAAACTGGATTATTTACTGAGCAGACACCGCTTTCTCCTAATAGTCCTTATTCTTCAAGCAAAGCTTCTGCTGATATGATGGCACTTTCTTTTTATCATACCTATGGATTACCAGTTGTTATCACTAGATGTTCAAATAATTACGGACAGTTTCAATTTCCGGAAAAATTAATTCCTTTGATGATAATAAATGCTTTGAATAATAAAAAACTTCCGGTATATGGTGATGGCTTAAATGTTAGAGATTGGATTTATGTTATTGATCATAACAAAGCAATTACACTTGTTTTAGAAAATGGAAAAATAGGAGAAGTTTATAATATTGGCGCAAGTAGAGAAATGAAAAATATCGATATTGTAAAATTGATATTAAATAAATTGGGAAAGGATGAAACGCTTATTGAATATGTTAAAGATAGGCTTGGTCACGATAGAAGATACGCAATAGATTCAACAAAAATTCAAAGTGAATTAGGTTGGTCACCAAAATTTGACTTTGAAAATGCGATAGAAAATACAATAGATTGGTATATTGAAAATAAAAATTGGTGGGAAAAAATTATTTCAGGAAATTATAGAAATTACTATCAAACACAATATGGAACTAGATAA
- a CDS encoding FtsW/RodA/SpoVE family cell cycle protein, whose translation MKNLARILIGIVLFLIVLGAIVIFSARGYTFFISHIGKVVFATAAFVLFAVIPYKNYKNISKYMLVGIILALVYTLFSPAVKGASRWMNLGFMSFQPSEFAKIFLLIHLAVLIEKKGDTIKDFNNGLKYMLLWIGAVCLLIFVQPNVSTTIIVASTSFVLLYVAGAKVLHLGGIIGGVGIIGGVGAMAFPHSRGRILSFIHSITEGGSINLQVLQSKIALGSGGLFGLGIGKSRQSDLFLPEPHNDFVFSVVGEELGFFGALAILFAYMAIFFVGLLIAKKAKDDFGQLLAFGISFTIVMSAFIHVAVGLGLLPTTGITLPFISFGGTSIIIFSISLGILINIALISDKFRETRRARA comes from the coding sequence ATGAAGAATTTAGCTAGAATACTTATTGGTATTGTATTGTTTCTAATCGTACTTGGAGCAATAGTAATTTTCTCCGCAAGAGGATATACATTTTTTATTTCTCATATAGGAAAAGTTGTTTTCGCAACTGCTGCTTTTGTTTTATTTGCTGTAATTCCTTACAAGAATTATAAAAATATTAGTAAATATATGCTTGTTGGAATTATTCTAGCTCTAGTTTACACACTTTTCTCACCGGCAGTAAAAGGTGCATCAAGATGGATGAATTTGGGTTTTATGAGCTTTCAACCTTCTGAGTTTGCTAAAATATTTTTACTTATTCATTTGGCAGTACTTATTGAAAAAAAAGGCGATACAATAAAAGATTTTAACAATGGCTTAAAGTATATGCTGCTTTGGATCGGGGCTGTATGTCTTTTAATTTTTGTTCAGCCGAATGTTAGTACAACAATTATTGTTGCTTCAACTTCTTTTGTATTACTTTATGTTGCCGGGGCAAAAGTTTTACATTTAGGCGGAATAATTGGCGGTGTTGGAATAATTGGCGGTGTTGGTGCAATGGCATTTCCGCATTCTAGAGGAAGAATTTTAAGTTTCATCCATAGCATTACCGAAGGTGGAAGTATAAATCTGCAAGTTCTGCAGTCAAAAATTGCACTAGGCAGTGGCGGACTTTTTGGATTGGGAATTGGAAAGAGCAGACAAAGTGATTTATTCCTTCCGGAACCCCATAATGATTTTGTGTTTTCAGTCGTTGGCGAGGAACTTGGTTTTTTTGGTGCGTTAGCAATTTTATTCGCTTATATGGCAATATTTTTTGTTGGACTTTTAATTGCAAAAAAAGCAAAAGATGATTTTGGTCAGCTTTTGGCTTTTGGCATTTCATTTACAATTGTAATGAGCGCATTCATTCATGTTGCTGTTGGGCTTGGACTTTTACCAACAACCGGTATAACATTACCGTTTATAAGTTTTGGCGGAACATCCATAATAATATTTTCAATCTCATTAGGGATACTAATTAATATTGCTTTAATATCTGATAAATTCAGAGAAACCAGACGGGCAAGAGCATGA
- a CDS encoding cell division protein FtsQ/DivIB codes for MKTIIRIKHSILLFLLISIVGLLAFSLESSDLNSINKLEIEGANYLTINQYLEIANLTNFKKDPNINITVIQDRLEKHPYINNADVWQAERGVIKIILYEKKLEALLLTNTKQFLITNKAEIIPFFASTKNIDLPVIVNLKNANNILAFRNAGKFENLIKALNIISASEIYDEELNNRISEINFNEGNGITLTISDLEFPIYLGDDSEIEKTIYLSKIIKHIRRNRLFEYMDYLDLRFTDLVYLGFDNKIVATEETI; via the coding sequence ATGAAAACAATAATTAGAATAAAACATTCAATATTATTATTTCTGCTAATTTCAATTGTAGGATTACTTGCATTTTCATTAGAGAGCAGTGATTTAAACTCCATCAATAAATTAGAGATAGAAGGAGCAAATTACTTAACAATCAATCAATATCTTGAAATTGCTAATCTTACTAATTTTAAGAAAGATCCCAATATTAATATTACAGTTATTCAAGATCGTTTGGAAAAACATCCATATATAAATAATGCAGATGTATGGCAGGCTGAACGCGGTGTTATAAAAATTATTTTGTATGAAAAAAAATTGGAAGCTTTACTTTTAACAAATACCAAACAGTTTTTGATAACAAATAAAGCAGAAATAATTCCATTTTTTGCATCCACAAAAAACATTGATCTGCCTGTAATAGTTAATCTTAAAAATGCAAATAACATTTTAGCTTTTCGTAATGCCGGAAAGTTTGAGAATTTAATAAAAGCATTAAATATAATTTCTGCGTCTGAAATTTATGATGAAGAATTAAATAACAGAATTTCTGAAATAAATTTTAACGAAGGGAACGGAATTACACTGACAATTTCCGATTTAGAATTTCCAATTTATCTAGGAGATGACTCAGAAATAGAAAAGACAATTTATTTATCAAAAATCATAAAACACATTCGACGAAATAGATTATTTGAATATATGGATTATCTTGACTTAAGATTTACAGATTTAGTTTACTTGGGTTTTGATAATAAAATAGTTGCTACAGAGGAAACAATATGA
- a CDS encoding UDP-N-acetylmuramate--L-alanine ligase, with protein MLKNIIKKIHFVGIGGIGMSGLAEILVNQGFKVSGSDLSLTEITERLQSIGVEIFQGHSKENIKDIDLVVYSSAVNKENPEVKEAIDRKIPTIKRAEMLAETMRMKNGIGIAGTHGKTSTTSMVGLVLTEGGIDPTIIVGGKLSSLGGTNARLGNGDYIVVEADEFDRTFLQLTPSIAAITTLEKEHLDTYKDLDDIKSAFIQFANKVPFYGFVVLCLDEPALQDIIPHINKTIITYGISPQADVKAVDISFDKNQSSYTVIYKGEELGKINLNLPGLHYVKNSLVAVTIAKEMGISFETIKKALGAFSGVYRRFEKKYDEKILVVDDYGHHPTETTATLLGIRSGWKRRIVAVFQPHLYSRTRDFYAEFGRSFLNSDIFICTDVYPAREKPIDGISGKLIADAAKDFGHKNVIYESDKNNIPKLLNSIVKNDDIVITLGAGDIWKYGEKFIEEYKLKLKDENNN; from the coding sequence ATGTTAAAAAATATTATTAAAAAAATTCATTTTGTTGGAATTGGCGGAATAGGAATGAGCGGGTTAGCAGAAATTTTAGTTAATCAAGGATTTAAAGTTTCCGGATCTGATTTATCATTAACAGAAATTACCGAAAGATTGCAGTCAATTGGTGTGGAAATTTTTCAAGGGCATTCCAAAGAAAATATTAAGGATATCGATTTGGTAGTTTATTCATCGGCAGTTAATAAAGAAAATCCGGAAGTTAAAGAAGCAATTGACAGAAAAATTCCAACAATAAAAAGAGCGGAAATGCTTGCTGAAACAATGCGAATGAAAAACGGAATCGGCATTGCGGGAACTCATGGTAAGACAAGTACAACTTCAATGGTTGGATTGGTTTTAACAGAAGGCGGAATTGATCCAACAATTATTGTTGGCGGAAAATTAAGCAGTCTTGGTGGAACCAATGCCAGATTGGGAAACGGTGATTATATTGTTGTAGAAGCTGATGAATTTGATAGAACATTTCTTCAACTTACACCAAGCATTGCAGCTATTACAACTTTAGAGAAAGAACATTTAGATACTTATAAAGATTTGGATGATATCAAATCTGCATTTATACAATTTGCAAACAAAGTTCCTTTTTATGGTTTTGTTGTTTTGTGTTTAGATGAACCGGCACTGCAAGATATCATTCCCCATATTAACAAAACTATTATTACGTATGGCATTTCTCCGCAAGCAGATGTGAAAGCTGTTGATATTAGCTTTGATAAAAACCAAAGTAGCTATACAGTTATTTACAAAGGTGAGGAATTAGGAAAAATAAATTTAAATTTGCCGGGATTACACTACGTTAAAAATTCTCTTGTAGCAGTTACTATTGCAAAAGAAATGGGAATAAGTTTTGAAACTATAAAAAAAGCTCTCGGTGCTTTTTCCGGTGTTTATAGAAGATTTGAAAAAAAATATGATGAGAAAATTTTAGTAGTTGATGATTATGGTCATCATCCAACTGAAACAACCGCAACATTGTTGGGAATAAGAAGCGGATGGAAACGAAGAATAGTTGCAGTATTTCAGCCGCACCTTTATTCAAGAACGAGAGATTTTTACGCAGAATTTGGAAGATCATTTTTAAACTCAGATATTTTTATTTGTACAGATGTTTATCCGGCAAGAGAAAAACCAATTGATGGAATTTCTGGAAAATTAATTGCAGATGCCGCAAAAGATTTTGGTCATAAAAATGTTATTTACGAATCGGATAAAAATAACATACCAAAGTTACTTAACAGCATTGTAAAAAATGATGATATTGTTATTACTCTTGGTGCCGGCGATATTTGGAAATATGGTGAAAAGTTTATTGAAGAATATAAATTAAAACTAAAAGATGAAAACAATAATTAG
- the ftsZ gene encoding cell division protein FtsZ, with product MPSFVTLDKEDMLSAKLKVVGVGGGGCNAIESMMQRGLKGVEYVAVNTDAQVLKMSSANHKIQIGNNITRGLGAGADPNVGRKAIEEDREKITKILEGSDMVFVTAGMGGGTGTGGAPVVASIAKSLGALVIGIVTKPFKWEGKRRMLNADEGIHDLRRSVDSLIVIPNDRLLSILDKTVSARTAFEKPNEVLYEATRGIADIITIPGIINVDFADVRSVMNSSGEALMGAGTASGENRAIEAAQKAISSPLLDGISIKGAKNILLNVTGSDDLTMQEIDEGNKVIYEAAGEEANVIFGWVAKDEMNDSVSYTVIATGFGASAKKESKIINEKKEQVEEKDKKFAGYTVENFEIPTASEELDTPTIFRVKGTNRILSEENLVPRSGFKIDQLDAFDGVKVEDNKDEKKNRGGSSFLRMMMD from the coding sequence ATGCCCAGTTTTGTAACACTCGATAAGGAAGATATGTTATCAGCCAAACTTAAAGTTGTTGGAGTTGGCGGCGGTGGCTGTAATGCTATTGAAAGTATGATGCAGCGCGGCTTAAAAGGAGTTGAGTATGTTGCTGTAAATACAGATGCTCAAGTTCTTAAAATGAGCAGTGCAAATCATAAAATTCAAATTGGTAACAATATTACAAGAGGGTTAGGCGCAGGAGCTGATCCTAATGTTGGCAGAAAAGCTATTGAAGAAGATAGAGAAAAAATTACAAAAATTCTTGAAGGCAGCGATATGGTTTTCGTTACTGCCGGAATGGGCGGTGGAACCGGAACAGGTGGTGCTCCTGTAGTTGCATCAATTGCAAAAAGTTTAGGTGCATTGGTAATTGGAATTGTTACAAAACCATTTAAGTGGGAAGGTAAACGCAGAATGCTCAATGCTGATGAGGGAATTCATGATTTACGAAGAAGTGTAGATAGTTTAATTGTTATTCCGAATGATAGATTATTAAGCATTTTAGATAAAACTGTTTCCGCAAGAACAGCATTTGAAAAACCAAATGAAGTTTTATACGAAGCCACAAGAGGAATTGCCGATATTATTACAATCCCCGGAATTATAAATGTTGACTTTGCTGATGTTAGATCGGTAATGAATTCGAGCGGTGAAGCTTTAATGGGTGCCGGAACTGCAAGCGGCGAAAATAGAGCAATTGAAGCAGCACAAAAAGCAATTTCATCACCTTTGTTAGATGGAATTAGTATTAAAGGTGCAAAAAACATTTTATTAAATGTCACAGGCTCCGATGATCTTACAATGCAGGAAATTGATGAAGGTAATAAAGTTATTTATGAAGCGGCAGGTGAAGAAGCTAATGTAATATTTGGCTGGGTTGCAAAAGATGAAATGAATGACAGCGTTTCATATACTGTAATTGCAACAGGATTTGGAGCAAGTGCTAAAAAGGAAAGTAAAATAATTAACGAGAAAAAAGAACAAGTCGAAGAAAAAGATAAAAAATTTGCGGGTTATACAGTTGAGAATTTTGAAATTCCAACTGCGTCTGAAGAATTAGATACACCAACAATATTTAGAGTGAAAGGAACCAACAGAATTCTATCTGAAGAAAATCTTGTACCAAGAAGCGGATTTAAAATTGATCAGTTGGATGCATTTGACGGAGTGAAAGTTGAAGATAATAAAGATGAAAAGAAAAACAGAGGTGGTTCATCATTTTTAAGAATGATGATGGACTAA
- the murG gene encoding undecaprenyldiphospho-muramoylpentapeptide beta-N-acetylglucosaminyltransferase — protein sequence MSSKNYNFIFAAGGTGGHLYPAVAVAEQLKLLMPNSNILFVGTKNKIEAKVIPQLGYKFKTIWISGFRRNLTIKNLLFPIKLVIGSVQSFIINFNYKPKVAIGAGAYVSGPIIIMAKLFGAKVILLEQNSFPGVTNRMLEKRADQIHLSFEDSKKYFKYQEKLKLSGNPIRTTLKLFGKKKSLQHFKLSENKKTLLVLGGSLGAASINFAIKENLNFLSNNNVQIIWQTGELYYDDYKSLTNENVKIFPFITEMEKAYSACDLIVARAGATTIAEIAYLGLPVLFIPSKNVAANHQYKNAKSLSDNYAALLIEDSELNLKLGSLILKSITDEILLNKLSKNIKSFSKPNAAKVIAEEVIKLAELNKN from the coding sequence ATGAGCAGTAAAAATTATAATTTTATTTTTGCTGCCGGCGGAACCGGTGGACACTTATATCCCGCGGTTGCTGTTGCTGAACAATTAAAATTACTGATGCCAAATTCTAATATTCTTTTTGTAGGGACAAAAAATAAAATTGAAGCAAAAGTTATTCCGCAGCTTGGTTACAAGTTTAAAACAATTTGGATAAGTGGATTTAGAAGAAATTTAACAATTAAGAATTTATTATTTCCAATAAAGTTGGTAATTGGTTCTGTTCAATCGTTCATAATTAATTTTAATTATAAACCTAAAGTTGCAATTGGTGCTGGAGCATATGTTTCAGGTCCAATTATAATAATGGCAAAATTATTTGGAGCTAAAGTTATCTTACTTGAACAAAATAGTTTTCCGGGTGTAACAAATAGAATGCTTGAAAAAAGAGCGGATCAAATACATTTAAGTTTTGAAGATTCAAAAAAATATTTTAAGTATCAAGAAAAATTAAAACTAAGCGGAAACCCAATACGTACAACGTTAAAACTATTTGGTAAAAAAAAATCTTTGCAACATTTCAAATTATCTGAAAATAAAAAAACTTTGCTTGTATTGGGCGGAAGTCTGGGTGCAGCATCAATAAATTTTGCAATAAAAGAAAATTTAAATTTTCTATCAAACAATAATGTCCAGATAATTTGGCAAACTGGTGAATTGTATTATGATGATTATAAATCTCTTACAAATGAAAATGTAAAAATATTTCCCTTTATAACAGAAATGGAAAAAGCATATTCCGCATGCGATTTAATAGTTGCCAGAGCAGGTGCAACAACAATTGCAGAAATTGCATATTTAGGATTACCAGTTTTATTTATTCCTTCTAAAAATGTTGCTGCAAATCATCAATATAAAAATGCTAAATCTTTATCTGATAATTATGCTGCATTGTTAATTGAAGATTCCGAATTGAATCTGAAATTAGGCAGTTTAATTTTAAAATCAATTACGGATGAAATTTTGCTAAATAAATTAAGCAAGAATATAAAAAGTTTTTCGAAACCTAATGCAGCAAAGGTAATTGCAGAAGAAGTAATAAAATTAGCTGAATTAAATAAAAATTAA
- a CDS encoding O-antigen ligase family protein, which translates to MSLFKANNLIAMILVMTSIPIVLKRRTDLYFILYIYLLLTAIDSIYVIVNGIITGGRVFGFSGVFYVDLSGIGALISIILFIYERHMKKIIFGLLMILITTGLIFTQTRNAWLSTGLSLFIIILLLLIKSVKFYVKKSKIIKILTVIIVTIIGIYFISSQASAGIEDRISSEESSQVITDDPGSVSSSYVSRLFIWHTAYNAFAQHPFIGIGFYSFSFSSHLYYTIPKSFYKTFVMERTPHVTWIAVLTETGIVGLIGFIFLVFTIIKIGIKELNLVSKPDDAKITVVIIGIQLYILISMFMTDAWLWGQQVVLWGITLGMSVSNYNLLLANMKHAE; encoded by the coding sequence ATGAGTTTATTTAAAGCAAATAACTTAATTGCTATGATTCTAGTTATGACTTCCATACCAATAGTCCTAAAAAGAAGAACTGATCTCTATTTTATTCTTTATATATATCTTTTACTTACAGCTATTGATAGCATTTATGTTATAGTAAACGGGATAATAACCGGTGGGCGTGTTTTTGGATTTTCAGGAGTTTTTTACGTAGATCTAAGTGGAATTGGGGCATTAATTAGTATAATTCTATTTATTTATGAAAGACATATGAAGAAAATTATATTTGGTCTGCTTATGATTTTAATAACTACAGGACTTATATTTACTCAAACAAGAAATGCTTGGCTATCAACAGGTCTCTCATTATTTATAATAATACTTTTATTACTTATAAAGTCTGTTAAATTCTATGTGAAAAAATCTAAAATAATAAAAATATTAACAGTTATTATTGTAACAATTATAGGAATTTATTTTATATCAAGTCAGGCAAGCGCAGGAATAGAAGATAGAATTTCCTCAGAAGAATCATCCCAAGTAATTACAGATGATCCGGGTTCTGTTTCCAGTTCTTATGTTTCTAGGTTATTTATTTGGCATACTGCTTACAATGCCTTTGCTCAACACCCGTTTATTGGTATTGGTTTTTATTCATTTTCTTTTTCATCTCATTTATATTATACTATTCCCAAATCATTTTATAAGACATTTGTTATGGAGCGTACACCACATGTTACTTGGATTGCCGTTTTAACTGAAACTGGAATTGTCGGTTTAATTGGGTTTATCTTTTTAGTTTTTACAATTATTAAAATTGGTATAAAAGAGCTGAACTTGGTAAGTAAACCTGACGATGCTAAAATTACAGTTGTTATTATCGGCATACAACTTTATATACTAATTTCTATGTTTATGACTGATGCGTGGCTTTGGGGACAGCAGGTTGTTCTATGGGGAATAACTTTAGGAATGTCGGTATCAAATTACAATTTATTACTTGCCAACATGAAGCATGCTGAATGA